The following is a genomic window from Chiloscyllium plagiosum isolate BGI_BamShark_2017 chromosome 27, ASM401019v2, whole genome shotgun sequence.
NNNNNNNNNNNNNNNNNNNNNNNNNNNNNNNNNNNNNNNNNNNNNNNNNNNNNNNNNNNNNNNNNNNNNNNNNNNNNNNNNNNNNNNNNNNNNNNNNNNNNNNNNNNNNNNNNNNNNNNNNNNNNNNNNNNNNNNNNNNNNNNNNNNNNNNNNNNNNNNNNNNNNNNNNNNNNNNNNNNNNNNNNNNNNNNNNNNNNNNNNNNNNNNNNNNNNNNNNNNNNNNNNNNNNNNNNNNNNNNNNNNNNNNNNNNNNNNNNNNNNNNNNNNNNNNNNNNNNNNNNNNNNNNNNNNNNNNNNNNNNNNNNNNNNNNNNNNNNNNNNNNNNNNNNNNNNNNNNNNNNNTGACCTATAGTCAATACACCACGTATTCCCAGTTGCTATCAGCACTGACCTATAGTCAATACAACATGTGTTCCCAGTAACTATCAGCACCGACCTATCGTCAATACACCATGTATTCCCAGTAGCTATCAGCACTGACCTGTAAGACCTTCCCCTGTGGGCCTTCATCGAACAATAAAGCTTGCTGGTAAACAGGGTCCATGGATTTCCTTGATAGCTTGGTTTTTCTCTTTGCTATACACACACCATTCTCCAGCAGGTACACCTTAATGTATGGAGCTGAAATACACAAGGTACAACTTGTAAACTGTGGGGCACCAGAAAAAACCCAACAGCGAATATAAAGGTGTTGAAACATCGTGATGAttcatgcattttggaaagtataATAAACTTGTCTTTACATAAAGCAGCATCTGCAAGTTTAGGGCAACCAACGCAATTTACAGCTGATTAGCTAGTTTACAATGTTGTCATGTTCAAAACACAATAAGCAAGCTCCCACGGCAGGTGGCCCCAGGAAATCTGGATGCTCATGGAAGGACTAATTGGCCCAGACACTGGGATGAATTCATCTGATCCACATCAAAAGTTGCTGAGGGATTCATTACGTCCACACTACAAGCGAAACAGGAATACAGTTTCACACCTAATCTGAAAGAATTGTACCTTTGACAGTGTAGCACACTCTGAGAACAACAGCCCAAACTGGTGCCTGCTTGGCTCTGTGTCTAGCTGGAGGCGATATGCCTTGAAATAACCTTGTAACTTATGCCAAGCAATCGGTAGCACATGCACAGCTGATACCCCCATGAGAAGACACTGTGCATTTTGAGGGACTCGTGAAATCAGTATCAAAATAAACCAGAGGCTTGCGACTCTGTTGATCTCATGGGGCTATCATAGAAGAAAAGCATGAACACTGGCACCATCCCGTCCTTTCCAGATAAAGGTGAAAAGGATCAGTGCAGGCCAGTGGTCAGACCAGCTCAGACCAAGTCAATCAGCTGTCTGGTCATTCAGTGGGTATCACTCAGGCCTGAGTCAGAGACAGTGAGTTCAAGTGACAAGGTGAACCCTTTATTCTAGCactgagatgcagtgaaaaaataaaaaatagaaatagaaacattcggcccttcaagactGCTAAACCATTCAACTATGCTTCaccacagctgatcatccaactcagtaccctggtCCCACTGTTgtccctttagccctgagaattctatctaactccttcttgaaaacgttcaacattttggcctcagctgctttctattGTAGCTAATTTCAGTGCTGGTTAATGGCTccctaccctctgggtgaagacatttctcttcatctcagttttaaatggtctACTTATCCTTAAACTGTAACCCCTGGTTCTGAGCTCCCtcgtcatcaggaacatcttcctGCGATGACCCTGTGAGAagtttatagatttctatgagacctcattcttctaaagccCAGTGAATGTAATCCTGAGCAATCCAGTGTCCCCTCATACATTagcctgccatcccaggaatccgtctggtaaaccttcactgcactccctctgtagccagaacatccttcctcagattagaaaacccaaattgtacacaatattcaaaggGTGGTCTCACTAAGACCCCGTATAATTACAGCAAGGTATCCCAATTCTGTGTTTTCCTGCTGGGGTGGTCTATTTTGCCGTGATTGAGCTAATGTACAACAGGAAACGGGAAGATTAAGACAAAACTATTGATTATTGATCTTCGTTTTAACAGTTTACGTTTGAGGCAATCAGAGACTGAGCTGTTCACTGTGAAATGGAGCAGCTGGAACTGAGGAACCACCTCGATCCTTATACTTTCTCTGGCCCACAGCAAATGGAAAGGGAGTTGGAATCTTTGCAAGGGCTAAAGTGTACGGGGAATGGTGATACTGGGCTGCCCTCTGGTGGTGATAAGATTGGACCTAGTGACTGTAAAGTAGGTCAAAAGTGacgggtttttaaaaaaatcaaatgaacTGTGAACAATTCGAGCACTGCTAAAACCTTCACTTAAAGGCAGAGTAACTCAAAATATTCACAGTAGTGCAGTAAATTAAATTACTAAAGACACCTCCTCAGATACGAGTATTTAAACGATGTCATATGGACTTGCTCATGGGTAGTGTGAACCACTACTGTAATGATTCATTCCTGTAATGGCTTCTAAATGTTTACTCAACCTACTCATGAAAGGTGACTACTGCCATTGGGAGCGGGTGTTCTAAATAGACATCAAAAATAGTTCCAGTGAGGTGTGCTTCAACAAATTGACAGTTAAATTCTTGGTTCCTGCCTGAGGCAGTTGGTCAGCATCAGGTAACTGGTTTAAGATTTTCCTCCTACGTGTTTTCAAAAGTGTGAGTAGTTCATTGGCTGATTCCTTGCTTGTTCCGTTAATATTTGAACCAATTGGGGTGCAAGTATTAATATTCTTTGTAACCATGACATTTTTCAGTTTGGTATCCCCAGTTGTAATGTTTTCAGTTAACATTCTGGAAAGTGACAACAGACAGACACTGTGTTTATTGAAGCTCTCCAGATATTAATCTGCATCTCTATCGGATGTACAACAGTAATTGTCACTTCTCTTCTTTACAGAGCAGCAAGTGCGTTCTTACAGCATCCTGGGCCATAGTTATCTCTCAAGCAACTGCTAAAACAGATGACATGATTACGAATACATTGTTTTTTGAGGTGGTTCAGAAATGCCTCACTGATTCTGGAGCATGATGACCCACTGTAAATACGTAAACGTCTTTCTCAGTTAGTGCACTCGAACACTGAACAAAATGCAGGGAATGCTGAGCATAAGAACATGACAGAGGAAAGCAAATAGATATGTAAGCAGTGTGCCAGTGTCTCTGTCCGAGAGAAGAGCAGTGCTGCCATCACCAGAGAGAATCACAGAAACCTAAAGTCCAGACAGAGGTCATTGAACCCTCACACGTGTGCCTGCTCTTTGAAACAGCTGAGCTAATTATGGgatagcgatttttgagaagacttgataagtctgtaagttagctcactgagctggaaggtctgttttcggacgtttcatcaccatactaggtaacatcagcagTGAGAGAGTCCGGTgaagcacttcactggagactctcactgatgacgttacctcgtacggtgacaaaacatctgaaaacaaaccttcaagttcagcaagctaacttacaggCTAATAATTATGGGATATTAGTCCAATGTGTTGCTTTAGGATTCAGTACAATGGGTGTGAATGGAAAGGGGCTTAATCCATTGGGATTCACTACAATGGATGTGGATGGGAAAGGGTTTGATCTATCAGTAATCAATATAATAGGCCTGAAAGTAGGTTCTTTGTTGACTCCTGTGATGGTAGTTGGGAATTGCCTTGCTCATGTTGAGCAGACATGTTAGTTACTGATAATCAGTGATACATCTGACAAAAGACATTTTCCTTTTAAGGACAGGATTGCTGGCCTCATTGCATGCAGAATGGGATAACCTACTCAGAGTCATACCTTTTCACACTGCCAGGAATGATGCATATTAGACCCAGGTCTCTGTTAAAATGAGGTAATAATGTATACATTTCACTTCAAACAGTAGTGTGTAACTCTTTCTGAGCACTGACCTGGCAGAGCTTTCGTACCAGGCTTTGGGGTCAGTCCCCTGGCTTGAATAATCTCCACCTCCAGCTGTCCACTTCGGTCAGCCATCCCAATGTGAATATCACCTGCAGTGCAGACAGATATATTGATTAGATCACAACATGCGCACCAATGAGTGTGGAAACCAACTCTAAATCCCTCAATTaggttccagtctgtaactcattcctGGGAATCGTCCTGAACCCCTGGATTAGATTCTAATTTGCAACTCACTCCCAAGTAAATGTTATTCTATTTATTATAATCTATCCCTGAACCCCTCAATGAGATTCCAGTCTTACCTCAATCCTGGGAATCCCTTATTCTAAATATAAACCCTCTGAAACTCTCGATTAGatcccagtctgtaactcattcccaGGAATCCATTAGCCCATAATCCCTGAACccatcaattagattccagtctgtaatttaCTGTCAGAAATCTGTTAATTATATATAAGTCCCCTGAGCCCCTTGCTTAGATTCCAATTTGTAACTCGCTCTCAGGTAACTGTTATTCTATTTATAATCTATCCCTGACaccttcaattagattccagtctgtaaaccACTCCTGGTATTATTCTATATATATGTaaactcctcgattagattccagtctgtaactcactcctggggatCTGTTATTCTATGTATAAACCCCTCAATTAAATTCCAGTGTATAATTCACTACTAGGTATCATTAATCTGTATGGAAATCACCTTGAACTGACTGAATGCTTAGATTTCAATCCTGAACTCACTCTTAGGTAATCTATTCTATTTATAAATAAGCTGATGTTCTATTGGACATCAATGGTTCATGAAGATGGTAATTCTAGAGGTGTTCCAGTTGTGGGTCAAATTCCTGCAGCTGACCTGTACTTATCTGAAAATTGCGTCACTATACATGAATACATCTACCATTTGTTGATCTCTTGCAATATGTTTGCTTTTGGTCTCACTTTCAGGAACTGCCTGGTTTTTAACCTCAACCCTCTGACCTCCCTCACTGTTGTTCTCAATCTCCTTTGATGTTCCTCATCCGGTACTTATAAACCCTTTCTAGATTCGAACATTCTCAAACTTTCCTCAAGTATTGTCACACACTCTATAATTTTTGGGTCTCCTCATTCAAGTGCTAGAGTAAAAATtgctcttttttgttttatttgattcttaACCCACGTTATCTTTTTAATTCTGGATAGGCCATGACTGCAGTACTGTGTCCAACCTTCAGCATGGAAAGGATGATAAGGCCTTGGAGAAGCCAGGGATTTTATTGggattgttccagggatgagaggtTTCAGTTGTTTGGAGAAACagggattgttctccttagagaagaGAAGATTTTATAGAGATGTTTAGAACCATGAAGaacaaataaaggaaattatCTTTTCCCATTGACACACATGCCACTAACTAAAGTaatgtgcaaacaaagcaagggtgatgtgagaaaacacGTTTTTCACACAACAAGTAGTGACACTACCTTGAAGtgagatggaggcagattcaactgagCCATTCACGAGggtattggatggttatttggatagaaatggtatgCAGGAGATTGGCTCTCTGTAATAGAACCAGTCcagagacaatgggctgaatggcctcctttgcaGCTTAACAGTTCTGTTATTCTGTGACATCACAGATTGTAGAGGAAAATAGAAGCTCATAGTGTGGGAGGTAACATATTGGCTTGGACAGAAAGTTGGCTCTCTGACTGAAAACAGAAGGTATACAAGATGCAGGGGAGCGAAGGCATTGTAGCTAAAtaagcagatgacaccaagtggGTTTGGAAATCTGCTAAGAGGAAGAGTCATCTGTGAACCTGGTTTCTGTTGCACTTTGAGATCATAAGGTCACagtaagacataggaacagaggcagaccattcagcccatcaagtttgctccaccattcaatgagatcatgcctgatctgaagatcatcctcaattccacttgcttgccttttctccataaacttcaattagagacatagagtcatagagatgtacagcatggaaacagacccttcggtccaacccgtccagactccccaaccccagggaaaagactttgtctatttatcctatccatggcccctcataattttgtaaacctctataatgtcacccctcagcctccgacgctccagggaaaacagccccagccttttcagcctctccctacagctcaaatcctccaaccctggcaacatccttgtaaatcttttttgaaccctttcaagtttcacaacatctttccaatagtatggagaccagaattgcacgcaatattccatcagtggcctaaccaatgtcctgtacagccgcaacacgaccttccaactcctgtactccatatcctgactaataaaggaaaggttTGCTGTCAAGGTCTGCAGTCAGTCAGTCCTCTGAATAACTGTTCCACCTACCACAGGGGCTTCATCATCCTCATCCTCGGCTGCCTCTAATGCtgcctccttctccttctcctttgcaaGGCTCTTCCAGGTCACATCATCATCCACAATTCGCATTCCTCCGCCTTTattccccttactgattaaaaatctgtctctcataTATGGATGTACCTAGTGAGCCCGCCTTGACTGTCCTcggtggtaaggaattccacagaatcactagtgtctgagtgaagaaattcctcctcctctctgtcttaagATGGTGACCTCTTAttgtgagattatgccctcttgtccgagATTCTCCCGAAAGCAAACAACTTtactgcatctaccttgtcaattcCTCTAAAaatcttatgtgtttcaataagtttgcttcttatttttctaaattccaatgaatacaggccctaAGTaatcaacttctcctcataagacaatccctccgtaACTGGGAGCAgccctggtgaaccttctctgggctgcctccaatcccAGTACATGTTTCCTTCGATAATGGGGCCAAAATTGTTTACATTATGCTGGATGTAGTCTGACTAATGTGTTATtggggaaaataaaagctcatagtGTGGGGGATAACATAATGACTTGGACAGAAAGTTGGCTGTAGTTTTACCAGGGCTTCCCAATTTTTATTCTccattgcctttgaaataaagaccaacactGGATTTCCCATCCTTATCACCCGCTCGACTTGGATGCCAGTGTTCTGTAATTCATGGATGTGGAATCCCAATACCTTCtgtactgcagctttctgcagtctttccacatttaaataatattcagttcctccattcttcctgccaaagtgtataatctcacaagtgcccacattgtattccatctgccaggttttcGTCCACTCCCCGAACCTGTCTATATGCAGTCTCTGCATAATCCTTACCACTTGCTATACATTTTAATAAGCTGAAATTAACTGTGGGCCCAAAGtggcactctactagttacaggTTACCAACTTCAAAATACCTCCTTTATCCCAATTCCctgtcttctattaattagccaatcctctaaccaCGCTAATATACTAACCCCAGCACTATGACCTCTTTTCTATTAAATAGTTtaatgtgtggcaccttatcaactgcatttttaaaaagctgcatttACTGACAGCAATGCATGTGTGCTATGCATCACGAAAATTCACAATGTGCCTTTAAACGGGTTTTGGACCTGGGGCATACACATGGGCAATTTGGGGAATACGGCCTCAAGGGATTTGTCCTCACTGCCTATCTGCATCTTCACTCTGTCAGTCCCATACCCTCATTCTCCCTctccacctatcaccctcactacCCCCACATCCTCACTCCTCACACTCTCATCCTCCATCCTGTGCCCTCcttcttacctgccctctcactttCCCCTTNNNNNNNNNNNNNNNNNNNNNNNNNNNNNNNNNNNNNNNNNNNNNNNNNNNNNNNNNNNNNNNNNNNNNNNNNNNNNNNACCCCCCACTCTGTGTCTTCACTCCCCTCTGCAGCCTTCCAGTACCCACATTCTGCTCCTATAACTACTTGCTGCTCActggtttttttcaatatattcaCTGAAGTAACATATACCACAAAAAACTTACTACATGTTGAGTCAGATATCTGGAAGGTGACGGACCACTTTGTCCACTAATATATTTCAGACTTGCATATACAGACTGGGTGCTGTGCTAACTCAGATTTTACGTACATTACTGACATAATTGATTGAATTGTGGAATGACTGAGTGTACAGAGAGGGTATACAGAGATGGTGAACTCTCATACAAAAGCATTACAAGTCATGTTGTTGTAGAGTTGTCTTAAAAATATCTTTCTAAGATCTGTGgaataacagaacaacctgtaaaaGAGAAAGGTgaaagattctgaggagaggtgaTGTGTGGGCATTGGCGGGAGATAGGATTAATTTAAACCGAGTTATTCCATGGTCTCTCTTGCACTGCTCTCTTCTGTTCTGCACTCTGTCCCACTCCATGCTCTCCCTGACTGTGATCTCCCTCTCcatgctctctccctctccctctctcacactctcaccctCTCTGCTCTCCTACTCTGCTCTCTCCTtctccactctctccctctcctcctatTCCCTCTCTGCTCTCTCctgcccctctctctcctcctccaagGGTCTAAAATGGTGACTGTATTTAAGCCAATCCATGCGCTTCAACTCTAATGAGGGACTTTATTAAACAGCTCCACTGAAGTAACAGCCAGAGACACTCTGCTATGTTTCACCTAGTTAACTCATCAAAAAATACACAGATCTTCTGGTCGCAAAGCAGAGTGCAGTAATATGCCCTCACAGgttgctgggagaaagtgaggattgcagatgctggagatcagagctgaaaatgtgttgctggaaaagcgcagcaggtcaggcagcatccaaggagcaggagaatcgacatttcgggcatgagcccttcttcaggaatgaggagagtgtgccaagcaggctaagataaaaggtagggaggagggacttgggggagggacgttggaaatgcaataggtggaaggaggttaaggtgagggtgatgggccggagtgggggttggggcggagaccgtcgtgttgctatggtctggcggtggaggagtccaaggacctgcatgtccttggtggagtgggagggggagttgaagtgttgagccacggggtggttgggttggttggtccgggtgtcccagaggtgttctctgaaacgttccgcaagtaggcggcctgtctctccaatatagaggaggccacatcgggtgcagcggatgcagtaaatgatgtgtgtggaggtgcaggtgaatttgtggcggatatgccCTGATAGGAAGATTTAGTTCAATCAGGTTCGCTCTGATCAAGTGGAATGCTTCAAGGTCCTCAGTCTCTCAATCCTTCATTTCTCTCACTGTTTCCTCTCAACTGATGTCGGGTTAACTAGTTACTACATTAGCTGGTTCGATATTTCCTATGCTTCCTTTGTAGACTGACATTTGCAATCAAAAGGATgatttctaaatggagagaaccTCTCGTTCCACACAGCTCGTCGGATGGATTGGGAACTCCGGCTGGAGATGGACAGATGGACAGGACAGTGAAGCCTCAATACTATCAGACATTGTTCTAACAAGTTGGTAGAATGGAGTGAGAACCTACCCATGGAAGGTGCTGCCAATGTTTGTCTCCCCACAAGCTGTGCAGGGCCAATTCCATCCAAAAAATCACTGAATTGGCCATCTGCTCCCAATCGTGCTGTGGGGAAAACCAAACTGCAAAAACAAGAGACAATGATTAGTAACTGCTCCAAACAGTCCTGAGTATTCTTCATCAGACTGTATGCAGGAATTCTGGGTGCAGTCAGAATTTGATGACTGttttggagaggaaaggattaATGAGAGTTTGCTGAACAATTATGGAGAGTTCACtcgtcagtgacagtgaagggactgGAATATTGATCTGATTCCGGATGGTATATGGTTTACAGGGGAACCTGAGTGTGGTGGGGGGCCTGTGCTGGCCATTTTCTTTCGAGGTGGTAggggtcatgagtttggaaggagctgtcaaaggatctttggtgagttgctgcagtgcaccttgtaatgctactgccactgtgcatcagtgatggagggagtgaaggctgaaagtggtggatatggtgccaatcaaacagcctgctttgtcctggatggtgtcaagcctatTGAACGTTGTTGGAGCCGGACCcatccaggaaaatgggaagtattccatcacactcctgacttgtgccttgtagatggtggacaggctttggggagtcaggaggtgagttatttgcagcAGGATTCCCAGTCCTTCATATGCTGAGGCAttcacagtatttacatggctggtctagttcagtttcttccccagcatgttgatagtgggggaataaagtgatagcaatgccattgaatgtcaaggggagatggttagagtCTCTCTTGTTGGGGCTGGTCATTACCTGCCAGTTGTatggcatgaatattatttgccatttatcagcctaatacaattctgctgctgctgatggctcacagTACTCCATGGATGTCCGGGCTTGAGTTGCTAGGTCTACTCAAAACCTTGAACATTTATTACAGTGATAATATCACGCAACATGATGGTGAGTATCCTCAATATGAAGATGGGGTTCGACAGATGCAGGAAGATAAATGATGATTTGTCCAAACAGTTGTTTCCATCCCATTGGTTCCTTCAGCATCTGAAGCTGACCAAATCTTGTTagcaacccccaccccctccatgaGAGCCATCAGCCAATCAAAGGCTGGAATAGCCTCATTGCCAATATTGCACTGGATTGGTCATGGCTCTGGCTAATACTCACCAGGAATTGTTGATAAATTTCCTGATTCAACGATTGACAGCAGGATTGGGGGTAGAAGAGAAATGGTTAGGGGTGAGGGGAATGGGGGGAAGGGGGTCAAAGACagggagcggcatggtggctcagtggttagcactgctgcctctcagcgccagggacttgagttcaattccagcttcaggcgactgtatggagtttgcatattctccccatgtctgcgtgggtttcctctgggtgctctggtttcctcccacaatccaaagatgtgcaggttaggtgaattggccatgctaaattgcccacagtgttcagggaagtttaagctaggggaatgggttactcttcagagggtcggtatggacgtgttgggccgaagggcccatttccacactgtagggattctatgagacaaGCCTGGGGATGACTTTACTGGTTCCACCTCCAAACTGATGCCTTGATTGGGCACAGAGTGTCTGACAATGAGAAACTGCCTCTCCACCAACCCCTGGCACAGCCCAACAGCTGGGCAGCATCTCAGAGACACAGGAAAGCTGTGCACCTCCCATTGAACCCTTGAGGTGGCGCAAGATCAGGGTTAATCTGTAGCAACTGATCATTCATAAGTCACATTGACAAGCCTTTCCCTTCATTGGTCCAGGAGGGTTTCCTCTCACTGGGGGATTGTGGCTGAGCACTGCAGGATCTCTCCCGTGGCACCAGACTCTTTGTTTCCCATTCTGACAAGTACCAGATCTTAGAAAATACAGCAGCATCCTCAGTTTATACTTTAGATATTAACAATAAACATTTATTCATAATTGCAAGgtatttattgcaaagggaaaatTAACTCTCCAGAACCTATTCAATATTTAAAGTTTGATAAGTTCCATTTTGTTCCATTTCTTCCAAGTGACATTATGTAAATATTAAAGTTGCTGTAACCTTTAAGAAAAGATGTGACTGTTTTTAATGTGTGACCAAGGACAGGACATCAACAGGATGCAGTGAATAAACCAATATAGCTTCTAGGAACACACCATCTCCACTCTGACAGATTATAAACAGAGACAGCACCAACGTCTACATGATTTGCTAAAATGGGACATCTTTCATATCGCCTGTACTGCTGAGGTGCTGTCTCCCTTTGCCGGATACTCACTTGCCATCGGAGCTGTTACTGTTGGTGCTGCCGTC
Proteins encoded in this region:
- the LOC122563449 gene encoding regulating synaptic membrane exocytosis protein 3-like, whose translation is MYNGATSKTARSVLRSSSISGEMYDMEKSSTSQQEAVADNAIKKRRSSLGAKMVAIVGLSQWSKSTTQLNQTTPKNISAVLCQGIVGHWLAPMIAPREAAPKKLRSNIRRSTETGIAMEMRNRVTRQGSRESTDGSTNSNSSDGNLVFPTARLGADGQFSDFLDGIGPAQLVGRQTLAAPSMGDIHIGMADRSGQLEVEIIQARGLTPKPGTKALPAPYIKVYLLENGVCIAKRKTKLSRKSMDPVYQQALLFDEGPQGKVLQVSADSYWEYMVY